One Tunturibacter gelidoferens genomic region harbors:
- a CDS encoding PadR family transcriptional regulator: MTTQAQLLPGTLDLLILRAVSLGPLHGYGVLLRIEQISGGALLIEQGALYPGLFRLLRQGLLKADWGTSENNRRAKFYELTAVGRKRLQEETDSWNRLATAIASALATQPEEI; the protein is encoded by the coding sequence TTGACCACCCAGGCCCAACTTCTTCCCGGCACACTTGATTTGCTGATTCTTCGCGCGGTCTCGCTTGGGCCGTTGCATGGCTATGGCGTGCTTCTGCGCATTGAGCAGATCTCGGGCGGCGCGCTACTGATTGAGCAAGGCGCTTTGTATCCGGGGTTGTTTCGTCTGCTGCGGCAGGGTCTGCTGAAGGCGGACTGGGGAACTTCCGAGAACAATCGCAGGGCCAAGTTTTACGAGTTGACTGCAGTGGGCCGTAAGCGCCTGCAGGAAGAGACGGACAGCTGGAACCGTCTGGCTACCGCGATCGCCAGCGCACTTGCTACGCAACCGGAGGAAATATGA